ATCCAAACATTAACAATACTGTTTTCTGGAGTCTTCGTTTTGAAACGGGGTCAGCTTCTGCGACAACTCTTCTTGCCATGACAGGCGTACTGGGCGGTATCGGATTTCTTGTGTTTATAGGACTGATTATATGGTATGGCCTTATGTTGTTGGGAAGGTTTCCTGATGAGGAAGGACCAATTAAGAAATCCATTGTGATAGGAACTTTTTTGGGAACCGCCTTCCTGCTGTATGCATGGTTTGTGTATCCGCTTAATAGCGCGCTTTCCATACTTACATTCTTGTCTATCGGACTTTTGATTGCCGAGGGGCGCATTATCGGCTTGGTTAAAGAGCGGAAATTTTCCATTGTAGCTGATTCTTCCAAAGGGTTTATCGCCGCTCTTCTCATAATTTTCTTTATGGTGTTTGGTGTTGTCGGTGTTTATATTACCGGACAAAAATATGTAGCATCGGTGTTTTATGGTCAGGGTATTTCGCGTCTTAATGAAGATGGAGCTGTTAATGCCGCAGAAGATTCATTTCGGCGCGCTGTTACGTTTGATGCAAATCGTGATGAATATTTGCGCGCGCTTGCTCAAACATCATTTATAAAATTACAACGCAGTGTGCAAAATGCCGAAAATCTTCCCGCCGAAGATGTTCAGAATACATTTCAGCTTGCCCTCTCCAATGCTATATCGAGCGCTCTTGCCGCTACACATGCAAATGGCGGGGATTCGGTGAATTGGCGGCTTCTCGGACAAATCTATGAAGTTGTCATTCCGTTCGTAGACGGAGCATCGGAAGCATCCATTAATGCATATAAGGAGGCTATTGACCGTGCGCCATTAAATCCATCGCTCCGTGATGATGTTGCCCGCGTATATCTGATTATGGGGGATCAGGTTCAGGCACGGGAATCATTGCAAAAAGCCATTGAGCTTAAAGGGGACTACGCAACGGCTCATTTCCGGCTTGCACAGATTGCGTCCATTAAAGGAAATACGGAAGACGCAATTCAGAATACCGAACGAGCAGCTCTTTCGGCTCCGAATGATATCGGTATTCTGTTTCAATTGGGGCTCCTGTATTATCAGGAAGACCGTTTTTCCGATGCCCGGCAGATTTTGGAACGCGCAGTACGTTTAAGTACTAACTTTTCCAATGCACGTTATTTCCTTGGTCTCACGTATGCCGCATTAGGAGAGGATGTCAGTGCTATAGAGCAGTTTACGCGTATCGCGGAGCTTAATCCGGATAATAGGGAAGTTAAACAGATTTTAGCGAATTTGGAAGCAGGACGAAATCCTCTTTCGGGTATTTCGCCTCCCGGACCTGCTCCTCTTGAGCGGGAACAGCCTCCGGTGGAAGAAGAAATTACGGAAGAGCCGTCGGATGAAGTCATAAACGAAGAATAGCAATATAATGAAAATAAAGCGGTTACGATTAAGTCCGGTAAAGACGGTGTCGTTGTGACCGTTTTTATGTAACATGAGACGAGTTCTGGAGTTGTTCCATAGAGAATTAAAAGGAGTACATCAAGCTGCCGTGCTTCTTGCGGGAGCAACAATCGTAAGTAGTCTTTTAGGGCTTTTGCGTGATCGTTTTTTGGCGTCCACCTTTGGTGCCGGTGCCGAGCTTGATATTTATTATGCGGCATTTCGCATTCCTGATTTTCTCTACACGGTTTCCATTTTATTTATAGCGTCTACGGCAATTATTCCCGTATTTCTTGATGTTCTTGTAAAAAACGAAGAACGTGCCAGGGAAATTATTCATGCGCTTTTGACAATTTTTCTGTTATTTATGGGGGTGGTACTAGGGATCGTATATCTGGCGCTTCCGAATATATTGCCCTTTCTTGTTCCGGGATTTGGCGGCGAAGACAGTGCGCGTGCCGTTGAGGTATCGCGTATTTTACTTCTTTCTCCTCTATTTCTTGGTCTTTCGCATCTTCTCTCAAGCGTTACGCAGACATTTAAGAGGTTTTTTATATATGCCTTAAGTCCGCTCTTTTATAACATGGGTATTATAGGGGGAATTATATTTCTAGTGCCTCGTTTTGGCTTGTCGGGACTTGCAGTGGGTGTTGTTGTGGGGGCGTTTTTACATATGGCTATTCAACTACCAAGCATTATACGGCTGGGATTTCCTCTCGGCTTTACATTTGTATTTCCGCGGGAAATAAAAGATATTCTTATGATTTCTTTTCCGCGTACTATCGGTCTTGTTGCTATGCAACTCACGTTTATAGCCATTACCGCCATAGCATCCACTATTGGTGTGGGGTCTATTGCAGTATTTAATCTCTCTTATAACTTGCAGTCCATTCCGCTTTCCGTTATCGGTCTTTCTTACAGTATTGCGGCATTTCCCACCATGGCGGAGCTTGTCATAAAAAAAGACCGAAAAGTATTTTTCGACCATTTGGGCATGGCGGCGCGGCATATTATGTTCTGGACCATGCCGCTTTCCATTTTATTTTTGGTGTTGCGTGCGCACATTGTCCGCATTATCCTGGGCGCCGGAGCATTTGGGTGGGTGGATACGCGCCTTACGGCAGCAAGTCTCGCATTATTTTCTTTTGGTATTGTGGCACAGAGTTTAGTTGCGTTATTTGTACGATCATTTTATGCGCTAGGGCGTACAACAGCTCCGGTGGTTCTTAATGTATTTTCTATGGGACTCACCGTTGTTTTTGCATTCGTCTTTGTTTCCCTTTTGAATACAGGATCAATGTTTGCCGATATATTTTCACGTATCCTTCGCGTAGAAGGTGTTCCTAATATTTCCATGCTGGGACTTCCTTTTGCGTTTGCATTAGGGAGTATTATAAATGCTGTGTTGTTGGGAATAGGTCTTTCGCGTATTGATTCATTGTTTCGAAATTGCCGTATTCTTGTTTCTTTGGGGGAAATTATGGTTTCAAGCGCATTATTGGGAATTACATCCTATATAGTTCTTCATGTTTCGGCAAATTGGTTTAATCAGGAAACATTTCTGGGTATATTCCTGCAAGGAATATGTGCCGGTCTTGCGGGAATAGGTATGTTTCTATTATTTCTTAGAATAAGAAATAATAAAGAATTCAAAGAAGTATACGTGGCCCTCACACGAAAGTTTTGGAAAGAAAACGATGCTTTTGCGCCGGAGCAAGACAGGATCTAATATAAAATATATGTTATAGAGGAACTTATGCACAGGAATATGGAAACAAGCAAGGAGTATATGGTATAATATAGGTCATATGGGAAACATGTATACTAATCAAAAAAGCACAACATCTCGCTCTGAAGAACGGCCGCATAAATATGGTCCTTCCGTTATCCATCTCATCGCTATCGGCGGCATTCTTCTTATAATGATAGCGACCATTTTTGCAATGCAGTCATAGGGTGTGTTGCAAGGAGGAAATAAAAAAACCACGCTTATAGGTGTGTTTTTTTTATGGAATAATCGTATGGTAATATTCTTTTTTTAGAATCTTTTTCTGTAAGCATAATTTTGACAAAAGGCTTGCCGCGTAGCACAATGGATACGCTATGAATACATCACCAGACCGCATACGTAATTTTGTAATTGTTGCTCATATTGATCACGGAAAGTCCACGTTGGCTGATCGTTTCTTGGAGGTGACCGCCACCGTTGAAGACAGGAAGATGAAACCTCAACTTTTAGATCAGATGGATCTGGAGCGTGAGCGGGGCATTACTATTAAAATGCAGCCGGTTCGCATGCTCTATACCCTCCATGAAGTTCCGTATACTCTTAATTTAATAGATACACCCGGACATATAGATTTTTCGTATGAAGTATCGCGCGCGCTTGCCGCAGTGGAAGGTGCCATTTTGTTGGTGGATGCAACGCAGGGTGTGCAGGCGCAAACGCTTACCAATCTTTATATTGCTATGGATCAGAATCTTACGATCATTCCCGTTTTGAACAAAATAGATATGAAGGAGGCGAACATAAAAGAATCGGAAGATGAGCTTATACAGCTTTTAGGGGTTGAGCGGGAAGATATTATGAAAGTTTCGGGAAAAACCGGAGAGGGTGTAAAAGATCTGCTGGAAGAGGTTATAAAAAAAGTTCCACCGCCTGCGGTTTCCGGAAATACTTCCCTGACACGCGCCCTTATATTCGACTCGGCATACGAAAGTCATAAGGGAATTATTGCATTTGTGCGTGTTATGGAGGGGTGTATTGCGCGCGGAGATAAGGCTCATTTTCTCGCAACGGATGCTTCGGCGGACGTAAAAGAAGTAGGAATTCTTCTTCCGGAACACACATCCTCCCATTCCTTGGAAGAGGGTGAGATCGGGTATATTGTAACAGGAATTAAAAATCCGTCCGATGTGCGTATCGGAGACACTGTCTCGGTACAGCATACGAAGCAGATAATGAAGGTAGAACAGCTTCCCGGCTATCGGGAATCGCGTCCGATGATTTGGGCAAGTTTTTACCCCGAATCTCAAGATGACTTTGATATGCTGGAAGAGGCACTGGGTCGTTTGCAGTTAAATGATGCCGCGCTTACATTTGAAACGGAATCATCTTCCAGTATGGGACGCAGTTTTAAATGCGGATTTCTCGGTATGCTTCATTTAGAGATAGTAACGGAACGCTTAAAAAGGGAATTTAATGTTCCCGTTATAACAACAAGTCCATCGGTGGCATATGAAGTAACGCGAAATGACGGCAGTACGGAAATTATTTCTTCTCCGGTAAAGTTTCCACCCAAGGATCAAATTATGCATGTACGTGAACCATGGTTCTCCGTGGATATTATTGTTCCGGAAGCATATCTTGGTAATATTTTAAAACTTATTGATGCTCACGAAGGATCAGTCCTTTCCACCAAGCCGTTCGGACAGGGAGAGAATAGCGGGGATTCAGGACGGCTTATAGTGGCATCGGAAATACCGCTTCGGGAAATTGTTTCGGATTTTTTTGATACGCTAAAAAGCGTAAGTTCTGGATATGCCTCCATGCATTACGAAGATGCCGGCATGCGTCCGGCGGATGTGGAGCGCATGGATATTCATGTAGCGGGTGACAGTGTTCCGGCGCTCTCGCGTATTCTTTCCCGAAAAAAAGCTCCATATGCGGCCCGTGAAGCCGTGAAGTCATTAAAAGAAATACTGCCCCGCCAGTTGTTTCAGGTAAAAGTCCAAGCTCTTCTGGAGGGACGCATTATAGCATCGGAAACAATATCCGCCCTCAAAAAAGACGTTACCGGCTATCTTTACGGAGGGGATAGGACACGCAAAATGAAGCTTTGGAAAAAACAGAAGGAGGGAAAGAAGAAATTAAAGGAGATGGGACGAGTTACCATTCCTCCGGAAGTTTATCTTAAAATGATGAAAAAATAACCACTATCCGAAATATTCGGAAGCGAGATTTCCGCCGTCCACTCGAAGCCGGAGAATATCGAGAGGTTTTTCCTTTTATGGTATCCTGGTATTAGCCAAGTTATCAGAAAAAAAGAGAAGGACCGAAAGAGAAAATAATCATGCTAAGAGCAATGAGGATACTAAAGATAACCCACATGCTCTTAAGAACTTGTTTTGATTTTCGTGACCGCATATATACAAGTATAAAGAATTAGAAAACAATAAGGAAGTCATGAGAAATTTTCAAGAAAAACGACAATGGCGCGACATTTTATCTTCCCGGTTTATTATTATACCGCTCTTTTTACTTCTTATTATTGGAGGCGTTTCCAGTTTTCGCGCCCTTATGCAGGGATGGGAAGCTCAAAGTGCACGTAAAGAAACGGAAGTGCGCATTCAGGAGCTTGAAGAAGAGCGGCGCCAGCTATCATCCGAACTGGAAGAGTTTAAGAGCGGGCGCGCTATAGAGCGCGAAGCACGGCAAAAATTGAATTTACGTAAACCTGGTGAAGAAGTCATTATTATTGTAGATGGCGAAGATAAGGAAGATAGTCCTGTTTTGGAGAAAAAGGGAATCGGCGCCCGTGTGGCCGATTTTTTCAGGCAGTGGAGAGAATAAGAAGTTTTTGCTATGCTGTAATTATTATTATGAATACTTATATTATATGAAACGATCCGCTGGTGTTATTCTTGTTATTGTGGCCATTTTTGGTCTGGGGCTATTTTTTACGGGACTCTATCCGGTGGCACGCATAAACGAGGATATTGTTCTGCGTCGTACGTTTAGTGAACGCGCAAAAGCGCTTATACAGTTTGAAAACAGAACGCGCTCACGCATAAACGGAGCAGAACTTACGGAGGATGAACAGCGGGAATTGGAGCGTGTTGTTCTTGAAAATCTTATTATAAACACGGTTCTCACGCAATACATTAGACATAATTTTACCGAAACAGATCTTTTTATTGAAGCGGAACTGCGAGTGGAAGAAGCGCTTTCATCGGCCGATGCCGATGTATTACCGCGTGCTACAAGCGAGCTGTATGGATGGAGTGTTGATGAGTTTAAAAAGAATGTACTTTTTCCACAGGCGCTCATGACCGTTCTTGAAGAGCGGGTTTCTGTGGATAATTCCAATTTTAAGGAATTTGTACGGGAACAGCTTGTGTATAGTGACGTTTCCCTTTATCTTATTCCGTGGAAATGGCAAAACGGCGAGGTGGTGGAAAGATAAATTCGCAAGAAACCATACATTATATGGGTGGTACGCATATTCACGGAATAGGCGGACACCGTTTAGTAACGGAGTGTAATCGTGCGTAATATAAGCGCTACCGGCGAGTGTGGTATAACGGCATTACGTAAGCTTCCCAAGCTTGAAACGAGGGTTCGACTCCCTTCACTCGCTCATTCGGTTATACTCCCCGCAAGAAACCTGCCGGTGCGTTAATGAAAAAAGGACGTTACGGTTCCAATAATAATCGCTTTTCGAAGCTTCCACGTTCTTCAATTATTTTGTTTTTCACCGCATTAACATCTTCCTGTGAAAACCCTTTTATGCTTCGCATAATATCGGTAATTTCGTAGAGGTATGCAAGTCGTGTTTTAATAAATTCCGCATTATCCGGCTCCTCCGTCATTTCTTGTATTTCTTCAATAAGTTTTCGTCGAAGCCACTCAAAGTATTCTGTATCATCTTCCAGAACGCGTGTTTTAAGTTTCGTGCCTTCGGCCGCAAATTTTTCGGGCATCTTGTCCCGAATCAGTTTTTTAAATATTTTCATACAGATAGTATACTATACTCTGTACTTTTTATGCCACCGTTTTTTTGTCATTGAAAAACATGAATTACCATGCTATTTTTGTACATACGTCATGCCACCTTAGCTCAGCTGGTAGAGCGGTTCCTTCGTAAGGAAATGGTCCGCGGTTCGAATCCGCGAGGTGGCTCCATGAACGATCTAAAAGAACGTCTTGTGCAGATAATGGAATCCGTTTCCCACTGGCAGGCGGGAAATATTGACATTGCAGGAAAAAAGGAAGAAATCATTCGATTAGAGCACGAGGCAACTCTGCCGGCATTCTGGGATAATTCAGAGCATGCGGCCGAGGTGACAACTCGCATGGCTGACCTAAAGGAAGAAATAGAAATATGGGACGCATTATTCGGCGAAGCAAAAGAACTGGAAGAACTATTGGCGGTTGCCGGTGCGGATGAATCCCTGTATGAGGAACTTACGGAAAAAATAACGGTTCTTGAAAAAAAATTAAAGGATGCCGAAATGACCCTTTTATTTGCAGGAACATATGCCCGCAAGGGTGCTACCGTATCTATCTATGCGGGTGCGGGCGGACAGGATGCGGAAGATTGGGTGCGTCTTCTTCTTCGAATGTATCAAAAGTATGCAGAAGATAACGGATGGTCCGTAACGGAACTGCATCGGCATGAAAATGAAATGGGCGGTATTAAAAACATAACGTTTGAAATTGCGGGGAAAAACGCATACGGATATTTAAAAGGAGAGCAGGGCGTACATCGTTTGGTGCGTATTTCTCCGTTTAATGCCGATAAAAAACGACATACGTCATTTGCGTATGTAGAGATATTCCCCGACATTGATGATGCGCCTGATGTTCATATAAACGAGGATGACATCGAATACGACTTTACACGTTCCGGCGGCAAGGGCGGACAAAACGTTAACAAGCGCGAAACGGCCGTGCGGCTTACGCATAAGCCGACCGGCATTGCGGTGCGCGTGGAAACACAGCGTTCACAGGGACAAAACAAAGAACGCGCACTCAAACTTCTTCGGGCAAAACTGTATCAGTTGCGGGAAGCATCACATAAAAAAACAATAGAAGAATTAAAAGGCGCAAAAATAGCTATAGAATGGGGGAGTCAAATTCGTTCGTATGTATTTCATCCGTATCAGATGGTAAAGGATCATCGCACGGGCGTGGAGACGTCCCAAGTTGATGATGTCCTTGAGGGAGGGCTGGATGATTTCATTGCGGCGGAAATTCGGTTATAATAGAAATCACATATGATATTTTTTGATAACGTATCACGGATCTATTCAGGAAATGCGATAGCGCTCGAAGGAGTAACTCTCACCATCGAGCCGGAAGAGTTTGTTTCTATCGTGGGACAGTCAGGAGCGGGAAAGAGTACGCTTCTTCGTCTCTTACTCGCAGAAGAGAGTCCTTCTTCGGGAAAAGTTTTTTTTGATTCTCTGGCATTAGATGAGCTAAGCCAAAAACAGCTCACGCCCATACGCCGTCGCATTGGTACGGTGTTTCAGGATTTTCGTCTGCTACCGCATAAGACCGCATATGAAAACATTGCCTTTGCAATGGAGGCGGCCGGTCAGCCGGATGATGCAATTCATTCCGATGTTCCGCAGGTACTGGAACTTGTGGGTCTTCTCGATAAAGTGGAAAACTTTCCGCATGAGCTTTCCGGGGGAGAAAAACAGCGCGTTGCTATAGCGCGCGCCATTATAAACCGGCCGGATGTGGTTATCGCAGACGAGCCCACGGGAAATCTTGATCCGCTTAATACTTGGGAAATAATTAAACTGCTTGCAAAAATAAACGAGTTGGGAACAATCGTTCTTTTAGCCACGCATAATCGTGATATTATTAACGCATTAGGAAAACGGGTCATCACGCTTGAAAAAGGGCATGTCGTTCGGGATGAAAAAAGAGGCCGTTACGTACTTAAATAACGCATACTATGTTTATAACAATCAAGCGCATCACCAAAGGAGGTATTATAAATTTTTGGCGCAATGGCTGGATATCATTTGCCACCGTTTTGGTTATGGTCATAACTCTTTTTGTAGTGGGAGGTCTTTTTTTGGGGAGTGTTGTTC
This genomic interval from Candidatus Ryanbacteria bacterium CG10_big_fil_rev_8_21_14_0_10_43_42 contains the following:
- a CDS encoding peptide chain release factor 2, yielding MVRGSNPRGGSMNDLKERLVQIMESVSHWQAGNIDIAGKKEEIIRLEHEATLPAFWDNSEHAAEVTTRMADLKEEIEIWDALFGEAKELEELLAVAGADESLYEELTEKITVLEKKLKDAEMTLLFAGTYARKGATVSIYAGAGGQDAEDWVRLLLRMYQKYAEDNGWSVTELHRHENEMGGIKNITFEIAGKNAYGYLKGEQGVHRLVRISPFNADKKRHTSFAYVEIFPDIDDAPDVHINEDDIEYDFTRSGGKGGQNVNKRETAVRLTHKPTGIAVRVETQRSQGQNKERALKLLRAKLYQLREASHKKTIEELKGAKIAIEWGSQIRSYVFHPYQMVKDHRTGVETSQVDDVLEGGLDDFIAAEIRL
- a CDS encoding cell division ATP-binding protein FtsE, whose translation is MIFFDNVSRIYSGNAIALEGVTLTIEPEEFVSIVGQSGAGKSTLLRLLLAEESPSSGKVFFDSLALDELSQKQLTPIRRRIGTVFQDFRLLPHKTAYENIAFAMEAAGQPDDAIHSDVPQVLELVGLLDKVENFPHELSGGEKQRVAIARAIINRPDVVIADEPTGNLDPLNTWEIIKLLAKINELGTIVLLATHNRDIINALGKRVITLEKGHVVRDEKRGRYVLK
- a CDS encoding elongation factor 4 encodes the protein MNTSPDRIRNFVIVAHIDHGKSTLADRFLEVTATVEDRKMKPQLLDQMDLERERGITIKMQPVRMLYTLHEVPYTLNLIDTPGHIDFSYEVSRALAAVEGAILLVDATQGVQAQTLTNLYIAMDQNLTIIPVLNKIDMKEANIKESEDELIQLLGVEREDIMKVSGKTGEGVKDLLEEVIKKVPPPAVSGNTSLTRALIFDSAYESHKGIIAFVRVMEGCIARGDKAHFLATDASADVKEVGILLPEHTSSHSLEEGEIGYIVTGIKNPSDVRIGDTVSVQHTKQIMKVEQLPGYRESRPMIWASFYPESQDDFDMLEEALGRLQLNDAALTFETESSSSMGRSFKCGFLGMLHLEIVTERLKREFNVPVITTSPSVAYEVTRNDGSTEIISSPVKFPPKDQIMHVREPWFSVDIIVPEAYLGNILKLIDAHEGSVLSTKPFGQGENSGDSGRLIVASEIPLREIVSDFFDTLKSVSSGYASMHYEDAGMRPADVERMDIHVAGDSVPALSRILSRKKAPYAAREAVKSLKEILPRQLFQVKVQALLEGRIIASETISALKKDVTGYLYGGDRTRKMKLWKKQKEGKKKLKEMGRVTIPPEVYLKMMKK